In the Chaetodon trifascialis isolate fChaTrf1 chromosome 12, fChaTrf1.hap1, whole genome shotgun sequence genome, CCATTTGTTTTGATGGTCCAGTGCTGACGATCATCAAGCAATGTCTGCATGTAAAAGTCATGTCGACGCCATATCTATTTGAATATTAAGCAGTGAGAAATGCCTTTTCACCATTGGTGTCTCACTAGTAACACATTCTCAATATTTGTTCTTATGCACCATTTTTAGTGTTCCTTTTACTTTTGTAGAGTTTAGATATGAGATCCATGTGttcacatgtatttttaatacaCACAATTACAAAATTATACAATAAGATGTAGAATATTATTATCTTGAGGCaattatttcactgaaaacacacctgtgtTATCAACTTAATACTTGCTCTGGGttgactgcagcagctgatctATAAATATGAGTAGGAATAATGACaacaatcatcatcattatatAATTGCAGCCCATGTTTTTCACACCAACATCAAAAATCTTTAGTTCTGTAGTCTCAGTGTGCTACATCCGGCTGAAGACGGTATTCTTTCCAATTCAGCGGCTCATTGCATTTGTAGTTATTAATAATGTTCTCCATCAGACTCACACGCGGAGAGTAGTGGGTTGCATATGTGGTGCATAGGCGCCAGTGCATGGCATTAGGTACACCCCCTGTTCCATCAGTCAAAGGTTTAGGGCAGGATTAGACTGAGAGGCTTCCCTCTCGTATCAGAAGTCTTCCACTCTCATTTCTCTTTACTATTTCACCATTTCTCAGTTTCACAGCCTTCGGGTTCTCACAAAAAGCTATGCGCAttgaagtgtgagtgtgtgatgcaTACCCGGGGTTTTATGTGAACAAATCTACAGATGAGTTATAGATAGAGTTCACACGTTGAACATAGCTGGCATAGGGCTCCACTTCCTCCACATCCTCtatctgaaaaaacaaaacagaaaggtGTCATGAACAAAACTCAACAATGTACAGTAAAACCCACACAACTACTAACTGCAGAGTTACAGAGAGATTATTTACCGGTGCAGATTTAGATGTTGAGATGTCGGAGTGCTGGCATCGCCTGACAAAAGGCGGATACACAAAGCTGCTTGGTGACTCAACAAAAACTGGCAAATAGTCatttttgttatatatttttcatcAAATGAAAAATCTTACCTCAATATAATTAGTTGCTTctgtgcaaaaaataaaaatcctgcCAAAAACACGACAACGACCACAACAACAAGGATGCACAACCAAGGAGCGTAACCTGCAGTGAGAGAGCGAAGATGGACAGTTTGTTAAGAAAGTGCTCGACATCAATACATCTATTTAAGTTAGAATTACAGTAATATAGAACATCAAACACCCAAAAAACATGAACGGATGCTATCCATCCTGCAAAAGCCTGACCTTTTCTGGGTTTTGGTATCAAAATCTCTTTCTCAGCCCAGTACGGGTGGCTGATAGCACAGCTCAGGTTTTGTGTGTCCATTCCTTTGGGGAGCTCGAGGCGACTTTCTACAGTAAAAAATCCATGTGAGTCGAGCTGCGTTTTCACAGACGACGAGTTTCCCATATGACTCCAGCTGATGTGGGCAGCAGGTTTTCCTCTTTTGGCTACGCACACTGCCACCATCTTGTTGCCCTCATGCTCTAACCAGGAAGATGCACTGGGAGGAACTGAGCCAGGAAAGACAAAACCGGAGAAATAAGACTCGCTCAGTACTTCGTTGCTgtcttaaaaataaatgaataaatgaattacACCACATAGTATCTAACCACCGACGAACAGTGATGGGACTGTGTTTAGAGCTTCACGTTAAGAGAAGTTGGAGTCAATGTGTGCGATTTTTGTTTCTGATTCAGTTGCTCCCGGAACCAGCTTGGCTTACTGTGTACTGTTCGAATAAGCAGCACAACAGACTATAAAATCAATTGTCCCCCCAATGTgaagtggaggagaaaaaatCCAGGCAGGTAAAAACAAGCATCTACAGTAGGAGATGTCACTCGAGGTGAGcagaatttgctgtttttattaatttttgtgtgtgtgatttgccTGAATGGACCCTTTAAGAAGTTAACCTTATTAACCACATGGGTTTTTAACTCATTCATCTCCATGAGGAGGAGAGTTTTACCTGTGATATTCACGTTGATCTCATATTTGTCAACTCCTCCTTTGTAAACCGACTCACACTTGTAGATCCCCACGTCACCATGTGAGAAGTTTGGGATGAACAGGTATGACTGAGCCCTGGATGTGTTTCTGAGTGACTTGCCACCATGACAGAAGTTTTCACGTTGGCCATCATCGCTAAACGATATCTTGCAGGTTTTATCTTTCAGAAATATATTCCAGATAACAAATATCGTCTCGTTCCATGTCTTATTGCTGCACATCAGCTCAGCATTGCTCCCCAAGTTGAAAGCTGAATGtctgacaactgaaaaaaacaacagaagagctgcattattttcacacatACTGGGGCAATGATTGTGctaattaaatatttttgggtttattctgttaaaaaacaatatacacAGTATGCATGACCTGatagagacaaaaacatgcagcaccaaaacaataaaatagagATTTATGGATAAAGACACAGTTCTAGAATAACTCATGTAGTTGCTTTATGTTGATTAGTGACAATAAAATATCCTCATATATACAAGATGTAATGTAAGACTTGTCTTATGAGAAAACCTCATCATTTATTTGGATTAAACATTTGATTACAATCAGTCTAAAGTGATAATGATTCCAGTTTATTTGAAATAAACTAAAAACCCTAGAAATTGTgatctttcaaaataaaagtttactAAGAACAAAGATGCAGggcaaacaaaatccaacatgTATGTGTAAGAGCTATTGAATGAAAAAAGTGGGAAAACCTTTGGTAGAAGCCTActttttgaaataaattaaaactaatgaataaagaaataacttgtttcaaagcatttattttaaatcttcagcaaaaataaaaataaaaataaataaggattaataaagaaaggagagacagaaatgtacACAGCACTGTGTTCAACTTCCTGCGGCCTCACTCGTCTTTCTTCataatatttgatttttttaatcaattttttCTAAATAGccaaagagaaaaaggaggaaatttGTTTACCATAAACTCCAAGAGGATGAGTAGAAGTAGTGAAGTTCACAGGGGTGCTTTGATTAGTTCCTGAGatagatgaaaagaaagagttAGGAAAAGGGTTATTTTCAGAACGCAGCAGTTAGTGGTTCCATCAGCAGAGCAATCAATCAATTATTTAATGAAGTTAGTTGGTTAAAGTGTGAAGTGATGCCATTAATACTGGTCTGACatgaccagctgcagcaggcctACACCGCAGACGGATGTGACAGAGAATCCTATTTGTTGTTGCAGAAAATTGTTTCGTGAGCTTTTGCAGAATAAAAACTTAGGAGAAGGTTGGAAATCACTCACAGTTAAACCTTAACATATAAAACAGGCAGGTGTTATTGTCTTAATCTCCCCCATTCACTTGCCTGCACCTTAGAAAGACTCATGACCTGAGAATTGCTGTTTCAAAGAAATGAATCAGGAAATTCAGGGTACTGCTGAGTGTTGTGGGGGTCAGAGTCTTGATGAGGTGGGGGGCAAAACCACAgaagtgtctctctctgtctcatctttcAGAGATCTGACAGCGGAAAAAAGCTGCATCATAGCGTGACTGATCTGAATTCATGATTTCCACTGCAGAGACAAGCGGCTGagtttttctctctcaaaaTATGGGTTGGCCTTTTCATACATCAACGATGGAACATTTTCCCCCCATGTCTGTTTCTGCATTACCCCACCTCCATGTATGTTCTTTCCACTGGCTGTCTACACTGAGTCACACCCCTGCAATCTCAGAGCGGCTAACCACTTACACATACAGTTGCCCACTCTTCCTACAGTCAAGTATAGTTAAAGTAATGAACTATATTATTGTGGTTGCATGACATTTGAATTACAATGTACATCAAAGGCAATACAGTCACTCACCATATTTAGTATAAGTACCataaatgacatatttttaatttgcattgtAGTAACATAATGCTGCTTAGTATTTATGAACATGTAACTCCTTACGAAGTCATCTTCTATCCATCTAAAAGCTGTATCTTACcatggcaaaaaacaaaaaaccccaaaaagtACTAAAACCACATGTGAGCAAAATGTGTTAATATTCAAACCTGGATCCTGGCTCCATGCTTCAGACAACAAGAGCATAAACGCGCCATAAATCCACATCATGTCTCTCATCTCCAGTTGTCTTCAGGTTCCTCTGTAAACTGGCTACCACAGTGCCCTCAAACCAGCGAGAAAAACATCAGGTCTTGTCTTTAACTAAATCCTCAGTCCTGAACGCTGCCTACAGAGACATCAGACTGAGTGAGTGGTTCCACCTGAGCTATCATGTCATTTACCCTAATTCAGCAAGCTCACTTTCTCTATTTACGCCCAATAAGCTCAGGGTTTGGGTAAAGCAGCTTCTCCCCCAACATCCAGACAAACCGAAGATCCTTGACACCTCTCATGataaagaaacagaagacaTGTGACTAATAAATCCCtcccttcttctttctcttccccctctccAAACCGCTTTCCACCCAAACATCTGCTACACAGGATGACGTCTAAGTCAGAACACCAGTTTCCTTTCTTGCTAGTCACGTGACTTCAAGCTAGACAGCATaaagcacacacattaaacacattcTCAAAAGTCTTTGTATTGTATCATTCATAAAATCCAACATGGCTTTCGCTGTCAGATAGCCGTACTCTATAAGCATACCTTGTAACCCAGGGTACACCTGGCTTAAACTAACACAAAGGAATACAACAGCAGTGCAGAAATCTTACCTTCTTCAAGGTCATAAGGGTCAGGTTTTGGTGAAACTAGACATATGTGCTTAATCTTTGCAGACATTGctgaggctgtagtttgtggtgcagTTAAACTGTACAGCATTATAATGAGAGGTGTTTCTGATATTAAGTCTATCTTCACTGATATAATTGTTGTGCAcaacattttagaaaaactgcTTACAGTGACACAACAGCACTAATGCACCCTCCAAACGTACCATACAtgtgaatcaacacctctctaaaTCAGttttatcaaaacaaaaacattatagTAGTAGACTGCATTAGTTCAGGTAAGATTTTAGATAACAATCCGTTCCCTAAGTGTACAGATTTCAGAAGAAACCTTTCATGCTAAGCGGGTGTAATTTGGCACAAGTGGCTGATTGTGATCTCATATATGCTGGTATCAGAACATCTTGCAGTTCAAGTTACACATTGCACTGTTGCTTACATGTACGTTAATGAAGTGGTAATGTGGGTGCAGCCGTTATTACTGACTCAAGCCCCAGTTTACAGATCTGAGATTAACTGCTGACAATGCATTCTGGTTGTTATTTTGTGGATGTGGTTATGATTTGCAAGCTCTATGCGGAGTTTGTGGTTCACAAGTACATCTTGCGAAGAGACGGCTTAATATTAACTGTCCCATATAAGATCAGAGAGGGCGGATGAAAACTAAAAAGGTCAGCTTTTTCTTGAGTGCATTCTCAGTCTGCATACGCACCCcacagaaaaactgtgaaaactaACAGTCAGTGCAGATATACAACTTGTGAAAAGTGCATATGATCTGTACCTTTGAACACAGATATAAGACTGGAACAGTAACATCTTGACTTACTTGAAGGTCCTCATAAAACACCTGATGGTTTTAGGATTTcagaaacagcactgacatTAATGTGATAAAGCAACGTTTGCAGTAACCTCGATTGCAGGCACAAGGCCGTTCTCCTTTTTCTGAGCTCTAATATTAGACAGTGTTTATTGAACATATAGCAGCGGAAGTTCAGGTGACTCTGAGTTGGCACACTTTGCACAAAGGAACTAGCTTTTCCACTTGCAATTGCAAAACCCTCCAGCTGCTAAGCTGTGTTCCTCAAATCCAAAAAAaagtctgaggaaaaaaaatgaaaaagctgagAGGGTAGGGActttgaggaggagagaaataGTCTGTgacacattctgtgtgtgtgtgtgtgtgtgtgtgtgtgtgtgtgtatacgcaCTGTTTCCCCTTGATAACACCAGCTTCCTGTTGATGACAAAATCAGTCTTTTTTCACCCCTCAGAACTCAAAATTAAGTTCTGAGGGGTGAAGAAAACAAGTTAGCTGTGTGAAGTCTAACAATGCACGTCTTCTGAAAATCAATCATaggcacacacaaaaaaaaaaaccttctacATTTGTACCAAGTATAGCAATGCATTCCTTGGATAACAAGGAGTGACTGCCAAAAAATTGGGAaagtaaattaaattaaaagtgTTATTTTAACCATTCAAGCCAGCACTTGATtagtacttcagtaaaagtcaAACAAAGTAACAGACTGTTTTGTACCCTGCTAAACCCATTCTAGCTTAaattaataatttttttttttttttttttcccagccacTATAAAACACGGGACTCTCGTCCATAATATAATGCTGTTATGTTTAGGCTATTGTAATTAGTTTTCAGtatctcctcctgtctgtttttgagaagaaaaaaaaaagttttttctttttcgtcAGTTTGGTACGGGGAATGACTTCTaatactacaatacccatgagtCTCAGCCACTGTTgctatggggaaaaaaaaaagtcaggaaGGCAGTCAGGGACACGAGTCAAGCTATAgcgaaaaagagaagagaaaaacgAAAACCGGGTCGTTACTACAAAGTGTTTACACTTACGCAGTGGCCACAATATGAGTGCTTTGTACCAGCTAATGTGTTAGTTAACTTTCTAAATAACGTATTTTAGCTTCTGCTCGTGTTTAGTGCTGTGCGACTTAATTGTCAACTCAGATTAGATGGTTGTTACCGAAATGAACTTTGGGAGTAGTAACTGACTTCTCCACTTGTATTGCTCGATACACAGGCGTGtacttttgacatttttccacattttctaaCGCAGTTGCCCATCCATTGTAGAATTTCATGTCCATTAAGCCGTAGCCGCTCCGAGTGTCACTGGTCCTCAGTGCAGGAAATGACGGAGAGGATGGTCCTTCCCACTTTCAAACACTCCGTTTACCGTCTCCATGGTTACATTATTAACCGCATCAGGTCATTGACACAGCTGTCTGCGAGATAAATTCACTGGTAAAACACGgtttttaattgaaataaacaaaatgtccaCATCTGTCACTCGCACAGTTCCTAAGAAAAACGGTGTTGCTAAAGGTGCTAGGCGGCAGCGGCTTTATGACTACTTGTATGGTAAGTAAACTTGATGAAACGCTAGCTGACGCGAGCTAACGTTACCGTCTGAAAACTTGCTCACTTGGTTGACTGTTTTGCTACAGATCCAGTTTACACAGTGTCATCGGAGGTAGACCATGCCAGGTCCAGCCTCAAGGCCTATGCGTCTAAGGACCGAGTAGTAAGTTATGACTATATTCGTCCTACAGCAAattattgtttgtgttgctaACATTTAAGCGATTATGTAATCAGATAACGTTAGGCAACTAATGATTAAGTTGTTCCCAAGTCAACGGCAACAGTCATTCTGTCTCAGTTACTCTTAAACACAAGACTTTATGTTGGGTTAAACTGTTAAGACTATAGGTTTTGATTTGTTTGGGTTTGGTTACTTATATCTCCCAAGAATGTACACAGATGttaaaaatgccattttttaaGATGATAAATACATTAATTGCATAATAGCATGTATAGCAAGCTCTTAGCCTGCATAACTTTGTGTTTACCTTGTCTCCCCTGTAGTGCCCTATGGCCAAACTGTGACCCACAGCTGTTACTGTTTCTCAGCTGTTACTTTTtacacaggaaaacaaagacatgaatcAAATGTGAAATGCACTCACAGAGCATTTATCTCTGCCTTCATCAGAGGAGAGTTCCCGAGTTTGGGTCTATGTTCAGTACTCTGCCCCACTTCCCACAATATACTGTTCAGCTGGACCCTGCAGACCCAGTCCCAGCCTCCATTGATCATCGCTGGCAAGGCCAAACAGAACAACGCAAAGAGGCACTACAGCAACTGGCTGGGTAACAGACAACATTttaatgagcagcagcagttactGAGTTGTAATAATTAAAGCGTATCCCTGTTACTCATTACAAGTATAAACTGTTGTTGTGGCTGTGACTCTTGATTATCTTCTTGACAGGGTCATTCCAAATGCCCAGTCATGGTTGAAAAGGGACGAGTGCCATGTGACCGGAGCTGATCGTTGGAAATACTTTAAACGGTTCGAATAGCCAGCATACACTCTGAAGCTTTGAATATGGTGGAATACAATCCTGCTAACTTCACCTTCGCCTGATACTATGACAGTTTACAAAAGATGACTGCCTTGCTACCCCAATTTCTACATTAAATATTAACATAGTCTCTGACATagtgttttattctgtttccttTAGTCCTCTGATTCCCTTCGCACAGCACGTTCCCCCGGTTGTGATTTTCACTTTGCCGAAGTAAGTTCAACAGGTTCCTCACATGTCTGTATTTGCCAGCCATTTCTGTTGTGCCTTTTTTGCTGTGTGAGGATACATCCTCTCTTTTTGTCCCCTCAGAGAAGATTTCACATCCACTGGTGGAAACAATGCTGAGCAACAGCCAGCCCACATCACTGTGGGGGTCCAGACAGACTACAGGGAAAGTGAGGCACAGACAGACCCATACAGCCCTGAGTATGTGGTACGACCTGGAGCAACTCCCTCAGAGCTCCTGCAGCTGGCAGCTTTGACTTGGGGTACATGATCAACTGTTCAGACCCTCACCAGTTAAAGAGAATAATGTGTAACTGTCTTGTTAAAAGCATACGTCTCCAGCCTTTCTGCTGGTGCTCTCAGCTGAGTAGTCTTTCTCTTATTATTAGTTTACTAATGTCTCTCACCACCTTACATTTAAGCCCTCTCAATTCCCGTTAGGTCGTGGTTTGCCTGCAGGCCTGGCAGAAGTGGAAATGATAGAGCGGGCACGTGCCAAACGAGCTTGGGAGGCCACTCTTCCTCCACTGGATGATCTTAGTCAGCTGGACAAAAGGAGACGTatgatggaggagatggaggccAAAGAGTGGGCTttcagagagggagaaatcCAAAAGTAAGCAGTGTTGCAGCTCAACTGCTATTAATTAGCCAAGTGAcatacatttgctttttttgctttttttcacaATACTGCTGGGGACACCAAAGTTGGTCACATTGTACACATAGTTTTAAAGTAACTTTAAtaaatattgtttattttttacaataGATGAAAGTACTATCTGGAAATGGGAAGGGAAAATATCGCCTGACACTGCAGTTCCCCGTGAGATCTATAAAgctatttacatttttcagttcactgtttgtttttccggCTGCAGCACTACTGTTTTGCTGCTCCCCATCAATTTCATTTACTGTGCACTCAGTGTTGGTGTTGTGGTCatagcttgtttctgctgcccccaagtggaaATGAGGCAATGAGACATTGGAGGTTTAAGCATTGTGAGTTCATGCTGACACATGGGTTTAAATAAAATTTGGTCACTGTAAACTTCAAAATACCACACCCATATACTGCTTAGGTCTAATATATGTCAAACCAAGAACAATATGCAGGATATATCCAGTTAGCTTATGAAACAATCTTGGTGAGGCTCCCCCTTGATGTTCCTGCTGTCTTAACCATAGAAAACCTACCCTACTGTTTCTGTGGGTGGTGGCCAGGTTGCAGGAGGCTCGTCTTGCTGTGCTGAAGGACCTCTTGAGGCAGAGAGATGAGGTCCAGAAAGAGGTCACAAGCGAGAGACTGAACCAGATATATTCCAAGCACCAAAAAGATAAGGAGACCAAGCTACACAAGATTCACATTGACTACATCAGATGTAAGACAAATGCTGCCTCTGCATTATATTTCGATCATCAACGTATCAAGGCTTTGTTTCActcttttccatctctctctttcaatgttattttatttgttttgtttttgtctgtagcACTGAGAAAACTGGAAGCTAAGAGGAGAAATGTGGATGGGAAGCTCGAGCGGTCTGCCATTGTCAGAGACTATACAAGTTCTTGGACCCACAGGGGCACATTCACCAATGGGAACACCCCCAACAAGTTAAAAAGCCACTACTTAGACACATATGAAGGTATAAATCTAAATGCTTTTGGACAAATAGCACCTCAGAGAAACAGCATCCCTTTATTGTTGAGGTAACTTTTAACTTTTTGTCTGCCATAGGCTTGATAAAGCTAGAAGCAGGACTCTCTGCCTCAGTCCTGAAAAGGCCCAAAGTCAGCACGGTCAAGGATGTAATCAAGCCCCCAGTGTGCAGCACGGCAAAACTGATAGAGAAATACAGGGTAAGGCAGAAAGAAATATGTTCATTATACACATCATTTAAGTTCTACATGCACATGGATCACTAATTGTGGCTCCACAGGCCCTGAGGCAGGAGGAGAACAAGGATGTGACAGAGAAATCTCTGCGTTTTCTAGTCAAGAAGGACAAGCCTGTTCCTCGTCCTGTCACTCCCAGAGTGGAGGAGCCACCAGAGGTCAGCTAACGTCTCTGACTTTAATCGACACTGACACTCGTTCATCCTAGATGCTGTTTGTTAATGTATATGTCCTTTGTTAGGGTGATGAGGAGACAGAGCTTGCAGTCATCTACATGCAGAAGCTactgagaggaaaaagtgtCCAATATGAGGTCTGAACATTTCTACaggcctgcgtgtgtgtgtctgagtgccTGCAGAACTGGTGCATGTGTTTAAAGTTGTGAGGgcatttctatttctgtctgtattgTTGTACAGATGTTTAAGGGCAAGGAGAACCATCTGGAGCTCATCCAGGAACTGAGGACCGTACACGCCccacagagggaggagcaggagctaCAGAAGGCTGAGAAAGAGCTCATTATGTCCCtgaaaaagcagagagacaagAATAGACACAAggtgaaacacaaagacactttCATTTACAAAACTGTACAAACTCCAAACAGTCTCATTACACCTTCTCTCCCCCTGCCCAGATCTCTCAAGAGGAGGCGTCTCAGGCCAGAGTGGTAGGCGCAGAACTTGAACACTTGTTCGACACCTTGTCCAAAGAGCTGATTCGTCTCCAGGAAGAGCGCAGGATCCATGCCTTTACACTTCTGGCTGAGAGAGACCGTCGCCTACGAGAGGCTGAGGAGAGTGGAAGGAGACAGGTGGAGGAGCGTAGacgcagagaggaagatgagatcTTCAGACAAGTGCGTGCATGTGTACATTTTTAGCTATGAGTGCGCAAAGATCGGTACGTATAAGAATaagaatgtgtctgtgtgtgtccttaaCACTGGGTCACAGGTGGTGCAGGTACACCAGGAAACTGTAGATTTGTATTTGGAGGACACCATCCTAGAGACCTGGGAGCAGGCAGCTGACCAGCAGGCCAGAGAGGAGATCCACAGGAGGGCGAGGGAGGTCAATGACATCGCTTATGCCATGGAGAAAAGGTAATGGATACCTCAGCATCTGCAGATGCTTTATATTCAGAGATTCAAACCCAAGGATGATAAACATAAGTCATTTCTATGTTTCTGCGAGTAGCAGGAACAATCTTCAGTCGGAGGAGATTGTGTCTGAGTTGGTGTACAGTTTCCTTATCCCAGAGGTCGAGAAGATCAGGGTCAGACAAAGAGGTTTgggatatttttctgtttccactgtATTCACACGTTATTTTCACAAAAATATTCTATCAAAATGATAATTATTTATGAGTCGACAGTGTTGTTATTAGTTATAGCAAcaattaaacacacatgaaaggCACCACATGTCTTTAAAGTAAGAGATGAAACAGAACAAGAATAACAATTGATTAATGAAGTTAAAGGCAGATGCTTTGCTCATAGGTCTAACCTtgaggtttctctctctcccagtgcaccagaggcagcagaaacacttGCAGGCAGCTCAGAGTATAATTCAGGAGACTGCAGAGCATTCTGGGATTCTTCCTGATACCCTAGAGCCTCCAACCGAGTCTCAAGGAGATGATCTGCCAAGTGGAGCAGGCACAGGGGAGGGAAGCGGAGCAGCTCCACACTTAAGCTGAGCAGAGgactaaaaatataaaaagtgtACTGAGATGCAGAGTAAGTTTCATAATCATCATTGTGTGTTTATGGGTTAATTAAAGCAGAGTACGTACCAGCTGGGGCGCTGAATGGACGATTCACTTTAAAGGTTGCCCATTTTGACGACTTCTCTCTCATTTTAAGTGTTGCGATTCACATTTTTTAGAACATTACTTTTCAGAAATGCAGTGGTGTTTTGTAGGTCCAAAACAATTTAACTCCATTGAATtcagaagattttttttaaacctttcagtgttttcatgagaGCTTAAATATGAGGAGGTTTTCAGTGTGTTCCAGGTATTTTTGGACTTTGGAAGTGAGCTTCCCTTTGATCTACTCCAGTGCTGGGCTGTAGAATGACTGCAGATTTGACATGGTCGTAGTCATTATTCACTGGGATTGTCAGCAAACTTCTTAATGAAAAGTCTCGGAGTTCAGATATGAAGGGAAATGATCTGTATTACAGCACATTTTGATGTTGGGGGTGATTTTCTCTGTAATTCTATTCAAAACCTTACCATATACTTACTTCAGATTTTACAGTCATAATCAGCGTCATTCTGAACAGGATTTCATTGAAAATTTCAGCAAATCTGTGGAAcgatttttacattttctgtggATCACATTGTGAAGGCTATTTACATTAGAGTTTTGGCCACTCCCAGCTCCGGTACCTTTGGTATGAATAGACGCGCAACAAAATCTAAAGGACGGCTGGCAGGATTTTACAAACCCGACGGCAGTgaacttcctgctgcagcagatcagctggTACACAAAGGCTGACAGCCAAATCCACCTGTGGCAACGAGACTGGAGTCAAACATGAAACAAGGCGACCTGCGGAGGAGCTCGTGCAGCACTCCTCACCTGTTGAGCGTTCAGTGAATCCAAAATCCACCGAGGTGACCCCTGCGAGGCCGATCCTCGCGGGCTGCAGACAGCTGTTCGGACATCTGGAGTCACCGTCAGTGAGCTGAATGATATCGATCACGGTTTGATTCAAACTCGACCTTTAACCAGGTGAAGAAGAGGTTGGTAAAGCAGGATTAATCTTGATATTGGCAGAGAGTCTCATACATGTTATAACTTTATGTCAACGTGCTGTGTCACAAAGTTACTGCTGCCTGCCGAGTCAAAGGCGTTACGGTAGAGGCGCTCACACAGAAATTGCTTTTACGAGCGATTTCTTGCCAGTCGACATGTTTGTCCAGTTGTTGGAACACGACTGTGCAACTTGTGTTACTTTTAGTTTAAATACACACAGCGCCACACGGTGTTAATACAGCACAATACACATTAAGAACGTGGTTTCCAAACGTATGTGTTGGATAAAAGCTTGAGAATGAGTGACAGGACAGCTGGAGCGCAGACCATCCTTGACGCGCTC is a window encoding:
- the LOC139340505 gene encoding cell surface glycoprotein CD200 receptor 1, with amino-acid sequence MRDMMWIYGAFMLLLSEAWSQDPGTNQSTPVNFTTSTHPLGVYVVRHSAFNLGSNAELMCSNKTWNETIFVIWNIFLKDKTCKISFSDDGQRENFCHGGKSLRNTSRAQSYLFIPNFSHGDVGIYKCESVYKGGVDKYEINVNITVPPSASSWLEHEGNKMVAVCVAKRGKPAAHISWSHMGNSSSVKTQLDSHGFFTVESRLELPKGMDTQNLSCAISHPYWAEKEILIPKPRKGYAPWLCILVVVVVVVFLAGFLFFAQKQLIILRRCQHSDISTSKSAPIEDVEEVEPYASYVQRVNSIYNSSVDLFT
- the cfap91 gene encoding cilia- and flagella-associated protein 91, whose product is MSTSVTRTVPKKNGVAKGARRQRLYDYLYDPVYTVSSEVDHARSSLKAYASKDRVRRVPEFGSMFSTLPHFPQYTVQLDPADPVPASIDHRWQGQTEQRKEALQQLAGVIPNAQSWLKRDECHVTGADRWKYFKRPLIPFAQHVPPVVIFTLPKEDFTSTGGNNAEQQPAHITVGVQTDYRESEAQTDPYSPEYVVRPGATPSELLQLAALTWGRGLPAGLAEVEMIERARAKRAWEATLPPLDDLSQLDKRRRMMEEMEAKEWAFREGEIQKLQEARLAVLKDLLRQRDEVQKEVTSERLNQIYSKHQKDKETKLHKIHIDYIRSLRKLEAKRRNVDGKLERSAIVRDYTSSWTHRGTFTNGNTPNKLKSHYLDTYEGLIKLEAGLSASVLKRPKVSTVKDVIKPPVCSTAKLIEKYRALRQEENKDVTEKSLRFLVKKDKPVPRPVTPRVEEPPEGDEETELAVIYMQKLLRGKSVQYEMFKGKENHLELIQELRTVHAPQREEQELQKAEKELIMSLKKQRDKNRHKISQEEASQARVVGAELEHLFDTLSKELIRLQEERRIHAFTLLAERDRRLREAEESGRRQVEERRRREEDEIFRQVVQVHQETVDLYLEDTILETWEQAADQQAREEIHRRAREVNDIAYAMEKSRNNLQSEEIVSELVYSFLIPEVEKIRVRQRVHQRQQKHLQAAQSIIQETAEHSGILPDTLEPPTESQGDDLPSGAGTGEGSGAAPHLS